ATCTTTgaaattctacttctatataaaaatataattgagagttaatttatgcataaaaatataaatatttaattaaaatataaaaataatttaattaaaaattaatgatagtaaaatatggataatcaaaatattagttattattgcattcaatatataattgtaatgaaataaaatattcaaaagtttaagaaatattaaaaaaaataaaattaataaaaaattaataattaaataaatattaattaaatatatttagataaataaattttgaaaattataacCAATAACTTTTgatagaaataataaaaaaatagtgcaaacaaaaaaaaaattttgaaagcaTTTAGGTGAATTAAAAATACTTGATGAGAGGAAAATACTTAATGTATATCAAATGTCTCATACAATATACAatatatagaaaaataaatgaaaactatttaaataaaatattaatttataattaaaaattatttaattgaaaaactaTACCAAAAGTattcaaattcaaattttatAACAGGtagttattttaattaaataattataaattgaccgtaatgataattataataatcattaattaatcttaggaaacattctattatattattttttaaaaatactatatctaagtgtaaaattttctttattaatttgatatattttttataaactaattttttgataaaaacagttatcactttatataaatttataatataaaataaatatatttaataaaaattaaaattttaaaatatatattattttttaaaagacaaattttataattttaatgttgtaattttaattatttttaataatttttatttgtaactaaatttttagtgcaatcatatttacaatttatctttgaaattctacttttatataaaaatatagttgtgagataatttatgcatgaaaatatagatatttaattaaaatttaaaaataattttattaaaaattaatgataataaaatataaataattaaaatattagttattattgcattcgatatataattataaagaaataaaataattaaaagttaaagaatattaaataagaaatttataaaaaattaataattaaataaatattaattaaatatatttaaatatataatttttgagAATAATAGCTAATAACTTTTaacagaaataataaaaaaatagtacaaataaaaaaaattttgagagtatttaggtgaaatgaaaatacttgatGAGAGAAGAGTGCTTGATAtatattaaatatctcatatgaaataatatatataggCAAACCAataaaaactatttaaatataatattaatttataattaaatattatttaattaaaaaataataataaaaacattcaaatttaatttttataatagtaaaatatttccTATTTCTATTTACTTAActattttaattaaatcattataAGTTAACAATAATGATAATtataataagtattaattaatcttaagaaaataaaataagaagaaaattaaattattaacataaaaaatactaCATCCTAACTATAAATTAGTCAaatctctttattttatttttataattttttatatatactaacctttttgtctctcaaattttttgacaaagattttataataaaaataataaaaaatatacaatgtaataaaaatatttattaaagatataaaataatttaatattaattaaattatatgatagttaattataagatcacaaattaataattaatttttttaaattaatagtgATCAAtgatcttattattattattattattattattattattattattattattattggtgtTGTTGTTGTTGAGGGTAACACGTGGCAAAAAATTTTTTTacctaaataaatttataaaaaaataatataaataaatttaaatattacatttaattataaaaggtcataattttttaaaaattaaattttaaagaaaataataattaaaataataaatattaaggtagtattataaataatgatataattaaaagagaaataaaaaaattaaataacaattagtatttataaaaaaatacaaataaattttaaatattatatttaattacaaaatgtcttaatttttaaaaattaaattaaaaaaaaaataataattaaaatcataaatgttaaagtcttattgtaaataataatgataattaaaaagaaaatcaaaaaattaaataataattagtataaaaaaatatttatgattaATTCTAATATCTcaaattaatagttaattttctttaaactaatggACACCAATaacctttattattattattattgttatagaAAGTAACatgtgataaataatatttttatataaacaaatttataaaaatataatataaataatttttaaatattaaatttaatcataaaaagtcttaatttttaaaaatttaatttaaaaaaataataatttaaataaaaaatattgaagtggtataataaataataattaaaaaataaaaaaaattaaataataattaatatttataaaataatataaataatttttaaagattacatttaattataaaaatttttaattttaaaaagtaaaacttaaataaaataataatttaaatcattaatattaagataatattatataattaaaaataaaattaaataataattaatgtaaataaaaatatttataaaatataacatgtagtaaattttttaaagaaataccATATGTCAGTttcttaaatatatatatatatatatatatatatatatatatatatatatattattaatttttattctgtAAACAAAAACATCTCTgtgtctaattttttttattaattaaaaatgttagtcTAAATAAAGTTGAACAAAAACAAAATTTAATTCCTAAAATAACCTTCCTTTACCTCTACCACCTACTCCATCCCTCTCAATCCAACCCTCTTCCTCCCTTCACCGTACTACGAGTAAAATTCACCCACCATTATTTGCAGCCGCGAGCCACCCTTTTAGAATTGCGTCGGCCTCCTGAAAATCGCTTCGATACAACTCACTCACCCAACTGAAAACGCAGGTTAAGAGAAAATCTAGACAGAGGACTTAATGGTAGACAGAATCAAAACACTTTACGAATAATATATTAtttgtaaaattataaaaatatatttattaattaaaattttgattatttgatAAATATTTGAAAAGTAACCAAACCGATCAACAAAAACCAAAACTTTCAAATATTACTAATCCAACTGTCCCAATAATCATGTCTTTCAACAAATAAGACAATACATGTTAACTgtgaattttaaataaattctAGTAACAAGTAATTTCACTTGCAAGTAAAAGGTTCAAATTTTCTTTTGTTCCTATCTGTCGAATCCTTTTGTTTGTCTTGTAGCAAAGGCTCTCTCTTGGCTCTGGTGCTTCTTTGGGTTTCCATATTTGAGAGGTACAATTTGCTCAATGTACGATTTTTCAGGAAAGTGTCTCTTATCTTTCTGAAGTTTTTGCAGTTGTGGCAACCAGTATGCAACATATTCGCCTTCATGATCATAGGTTTGTGCCTAGAAAATTATAAAACCATCATCTTTGGCACAACTGATTTAACATATCATTCCACAGCCAGCTCAGTAACTTTCATAGCATATGTATATATAAAGGGAATTCTAAACTACATCATCTTCCTTTTTGGATATGTTGAAAACGCTCGGATCCTTTCTAATTATCTCTAAATATCTAGGCCATGTTTTGCCCTAGTAAATGGAGATAGGATATAATTCTTGAAAAATGATTCTATTTTGTTGTTTGGTGTACAAGAAATCTAACCTTTTTAGACTTCAACTATAATTTCTACAATTACTGTtagattatattttatagttTTAAAAACAAAATTGGTTGGGATTCTCAAAATAAGAAATCTAGATGACACCAATTTCCATTTCTATTTCATTTCCATAAATTAACTAAACATGATATTATTATCATTACAGGAAAAATATATGGAAAGTGCACTTACTTGCTTTGGAATGCTGAAATAACGATCTTCCCTAGGGTCATTTCCAATTCCTTCAGAGAAGAACCGAGGATAAGTATTTAATtcacaaaaataaaataagagtACTCCTAGCATGTTTGTTTGCTGATGCACTCTCTTACACAAGTTGACTTAACCAAATATTGATAAATTCCATAAATgtatacagaaaaaaaaaaaaatgccttACCTGCACCATAGGTCCAATTCCCATAATTGGAACAGGGGTCATAATCCAAGAGGCATGTCTCAAACCATTCAGCTCCCATACGCCAGTCAATGCCCATATCTCGAACAAGAAAGGAACACACGATCTGTAAAAATAAAAACCACTCATTTTCATGTTCAAGACTTGTTTATTTCTTTGCAAGAATGCAAGAAGATAATCTGTAGATTAAGGTTAATTGTATTAACAACCACACACATTTAAATAAGAGGGGCTTTGACAACAAATGGAGTTGTCATCTTGTTAGTGTCCCAACTGAAATAACTAAGGATGTGCCAAAATATAATCATTAGCTTATTACCTGTCGTCCTCGATTTGACATAAATCCGGTGGTAAAAAGTTCCTTCATGTTTGCATCTATGAGAGGGTACCTAGAAATTTGCAAGTATACATGAGAATAGAAGCAATGCAACTTTATTTAAGGTGCACTGCAAACTTCTTAAGAAAACAAGTTCAATGTATTCTTATTGTGCAATGCTTGAACTAATCATGTCCAGCCATGGCAAAAGAAGGAAGGAAAGTAGCAAAAGGAAAAATGTAAATGCAAATGGTCTAGTTAGACAACCAAGACTAGCAAGTTtcaatgggaaaaaaaaaaaataaatctttttGTTTTCATTGATAAGAACAGTAAAGTTTTAGTAGATTTGAAGTTTTTCATCATGGTGATTGAATGCTCTCATGAGCCAAAAGATTAAAATGCTTGTAAGAAAGGGCGAtgcttcacaaaaattctaggaTCAAACAACATACCCTGTACACCCATCTCTCCAAGATTCAAACAACCTCTGGTCTTGACTCCATCTTCTTTCCACTTTCCGTGGGCCACCTAAAAACAGAAATTGACAAGACAACATGATGAAAATTCCATGTAACATGTATTCCTTCTTACAGTTTCTATTTAGTTCTAATGCTATTCACATACTTTCAATGTTCTACTCTAAAACTATCCTTtcaattttcctttgtttttgaaTTCTTAGGATAGACTGGATACTAGAGAAAATCTTTACCTAAATGGAAAATTGAATTTCCATATTTGGTTGAGAGAAACCTGAAGTAATCCCTCCAAATCAATTCAAACAAAACCCTGAAATGGCATATTGAAATTCAGGTAAAGACATCAAAACACTAACGGAAAGACACACTGTTTGTCACTttaagagagggagagaggtagAGACCAGTATGTGGAATCATTTGCTTGCCTTTCCTTTTCATATCTAATTACCTATAGCAATTAATAAAAATACCTTCCATGAATCAATTTGATCATTCACTATTTATTGAAGATTAAAAACTGCCACTGCAAAAGGGATTAATTGTTGACCTCTTCACAGATGAAACGAGGAGAAAGGCTTCCTGAAGCAAGCCATGGAGAGAATTTCGTTGAGTAATCAGGTCCCAGCATCCCATTTCTAGTCTCCTTATATATCTTCAGCAAATCCTGTTTGTGTAAGCGTGAGAGCAAAAATTTCGAAGATGATTGAGTCTGAGACAGTTGACGCTCTTGTTCAGTATTACAGACTCTGCACGTAAAAATTCCAAAATATATTCTACCTAAACTAAAAGTTCTACAACTTGACGAGGATTAGTGGTtgcttaatttaattatttacaatCAAGTATAGTTTAGGATGCAACAACTTCAAGAATGAATAAAAATATAAGACAATATGGACAATATCATTTCCTTAAGAATATGTTGTTTCAAATATTGAATTCTCAAGAAGAGCCAGAGTTATTGGtttgaaattttatattcatGAAAATGTAATTATTATCATCAATCTTGAAGTTATCAATTTGTTTGCTACAACATTTAACACTTGAACATAATAGACTTTCAGCTGTGTCAATACAACAGTCCCTTTGCAATTCTAACAAAGAAATAGTAGTAGATATACATAGATACAGAGAGAAAATCCACTTGCCTTCTTCCAGAAGTACTCAAAAACCCTACATAATGCAGCACTTTCACCTCCCAGAAAGTTCATTCCTTTGTTAACCTGCAAGAACAAGAGAAACGACCAAAAGAATTGATCATTCGCAGTCAGATGGTGTATCAGATATCTTTTCATGGGTCAGATCATTTTTACAGTAGCACATGGAATATCAATCTTGCCTTTTGTGATTGAAGTCCAAGCTGATCAATTGATGGAACACAACCCCAATCTTCAACGCTAGGCGGTGGTGCAAGAGATGTTGGAATTTTAAAACAGCATCGGATGGTACATTTTGCTTCAACAGACTGAATTGTTGCTTCCCACAAAGAAATTTCCAATAAACATCAACAGGGGAAAAAAAGTGAtggaattaaaagttaaaaaatagtAAATAAGGAATCATGCCTTACGAAACTGAGTATACACATCAGGTATGGTGTTGGTAGAAAAAGGGAGGTCATCCATGTGGTACATAGTGCCGCCCCAAACAAGTTGTAGCTTAGGATTGTTTGTAGAGCACTGGCCAGTGGATTTCTCTGGAAAAGGTGCTAACTTTACCTGCAGCAGTGCTTTATTGACTAATCTCTCGACATTTACCTCTTCACTGCATGTTTCTTTTTGCGCATATACCTGGCTAGATTAGATTGAGATACCCAAACATCTTATTGCTTCGATGCCCAGAAAATCAGGATAATTATATTCCTTGATATTTTATAGAGAGTATTTTATAAGAACAACAGCAAGGAAAACACTTAACTGTGTGGGCTGCAAAAGCTTGAACAAGAGAAGGGATGATTTCCTCAGGTTTGCCATGTCGAATTAGCAGGTTGAGTCCCCTCTtcatcaaatttttcttcaagtcAGCCAAACACTCGATAATAAATTGAGCTCTCAAAGCTGGTCAAAGCAGAAGAGAGAAGAAACTTTACAATCACCTGATCAACTTCCTCATCTTCAATTAAAATCCAATGAAAAAAGGTACTTTGCACATTTTTCGACGATAATAAAACCACAATCATTGGAACAAGAACAAAATTGGCATGGATAATACCTCCAGTTTTAGGGAAGCCAAAATAGTAAGTATTTCCAAAAAGTCGAGGATCCACACAATACACAGGCAAAACGGTCTCGGAAGAAGCCCAAGCCTTGAACAAAGCCTCATTGTCCAGTATTCTTAGATCGTTCCTGAACCAAACAATGGCAGTCCCTTTACCTTTCCTGTTGACCGTGTTCGACGAGTATCTGTCAAAGGTCTGGTCTGCAACGCGGCACATTTGATCGGAGTCCAGAGCTGGAACTTGGTAGGTGAGGGTAGAAGAAGAGCTTGAAGTGGGATTCATGATTTGGGAGCCAATAGAGAGCTTTGCGTGGGCGGTTGATATTGGATGTATGAACACTGAAAGGGATTTTGATGGCTGGATTAGTTTCTTCAGGGGAAGTGAAGACAGCGAAGGAAACAGGATAGTCATGTGTACGCATATAGTTTGGATTTTGGAGAGAAAGGAGAAGAGGGAGACACAGGGATGTGGACAGTCATCCGGTTGCCACGTGGCTTTTTCTTGTTGCTTATGACGTGGCTCCATATCAGCCTATAAAGTCGGATTGGGTTCAACGAGTCCAGTTGAGCTGAGCTAAATTTGGGTGGGCTTACAACACTGAAATTACTATGTTTTACACGGCGCCGTATTGTTCACATTACCGATTATTGCACGTTCTCGCGTTTTGTCCTTTATAATCGCCCACCTGGGCTTGTCTTCCTTCCAGAGAGGTCGGTTCTCGAACCTACCACAACCAAGGGGAGAAAAGAAAATTCCAGGTGACTTTGACTATTTTTCGGTGGTCGACGGTGAGATGTCGGCATATGAAAACGTTGTTGGCGGGAAGCTGAGGTTGAAGGGACAGCCACTAGATGTGAAAACAGTTGGCATTTCTAAGACGAAAAAGAAAAAGCATCATTATCATGATCGACCCAGAACAGGTTCCTTCATGTCATCCTTCCTTCTCGGTTAATTAATTTACACCCATTCTTTCGAATTAGACATAAACAATAACATCGCCTTGGTTGAAGATTTGAAGTGTGACGATGTTTTATAGTGACAATTATTAATGTTTGTTAGAATGAATTCAGGTGGTCTTTTCTCGCCGTTGGTACAATGGAGTTGATATATGTTCTGCTTTTTTCTCATATAGATTTGCTAGTCTTTTGGCTATCAACACTGGTATGGCTAGTAGCTAGTGGCTGTAATTCTGTCTTCTAGTCTTAGAGGTGGCAGAGAGATAGAaggtttaaaattttatttgataattCATTATATAGTAAAtataatttgaatcaaaacaagAACGAGAGAGTGTATTAAATAAGGCGTGTAACGCCCTTATCCCTACTGAAAATTATTCTTCCTTTGCTTTCTAAGACTGTAGAGTTTAGCCAATTGGAGCATCTAAAACCATACTCTACATTCATCTCACTATCAACTGCAAAACTGGTGAGTTGGGAGGAGTAAACTTTTAGGGAAAAGTTTAGTGAGTTAGCATTTATAATGTATATCATGCAGCATGCGGAAGtagagaaaaagaagttaaataataaaattttttaaaacaaGCTGAATAAAGtagataataaattttaacatGCATGCTATGTGAATTCTAAGATCTTTATATCCATCTCAAATTAAATTCTTTCTAGTTTTCAATCATTTCTTACATATGTAAAAATATCGATAATTGATTCTTGACAACTAAGGATATGCTAAGGTATCAAAATAGATATCAAAATCATATCTATATTGTGTTAACCTTACAACGGCGACTCCACCTCTTTATGGGCAATCCTTTTCTGCTGTAATAATTAAACTACCGGTATCTCTCTAGTGAGAGCAATTATGCTAaatacaattcaatatttcataaTGATACTATGTCTACAATTCAATATCTCATAATGATATTAAGTTATGTCATAGTTGTCAAAATCAGATACCATCAAACTCACCATCTTCAATAACATAATTATACTTAGTAAAAATTCATTGCTACCCAAATTAGCTAAATAATCAATCAATTATCATGTGAATCCACAATCTCATAATATTTCTCATAATTCTAAAATATCAAATTATATTTACTAAATTTAGCTACTAGCGCTCTATAATGTGCTACTAATCTCATTACTATTTCCATTCTCATAATTTCTTAACTCTCTTTCTAGACTTGCTAATATAAATGAAATAACATTTGAATAATAATGAACAATTATataatagaattaaattgaatcaaaatgAGAAATTAAATTATCAGAATATAACAAATGATATCAAAAGCAAATCACAACTTTTGAAGGAactaaaatcaattaaaatgcaaattcATGCTATATATTGTAAAATACCACTTACCTGATTGCAACATCTCCATCCATATAAATTCATATTCAAAAGCTCCTCCTAAAAAATCAATAATCCAATAATCAAAATTAACCACATGCTTTATTTTTCATATTAATAATCTAATGAAAATTCGACAACATCTCCtcttaaaattaaactaaacttCCTATCACGaactcaaatccacaactccAAAATTATATCAATATATTAACTTGCATAACTAAAATCACAATTTCACTACCACTTCCTCTATaaactcaaattttcattttaatgCAATTTACTTCCTTCAATTATAATTGGTTACAACAACATCAAATTATTTTTCCAACTACTAATGCTCACATTCATCCTAAATTTAACCGTTCACAAATATAAATTTTTCATTCTCAACCaagtatataaaatttaaagaacccATAGAAACTATACATACCACCATTTTATACtcaaaactcattcatatcactaAAATCCAACCAAACACTTaattatttctcaaaaatattttgCAATCACATAATAATTCAATAAATACTATATCCCAtctcaaaataattttagttCCATCAAAATCACTTATTCAATTTAACTCAATCCTTAATATCTAATTTAGTACTTTGTACATtcaattttaccaaatttcataattttctaagcatcctaactatagTACTTAAACATATTCAAAAATCAATGATGAAAAATCAAACTCACTTGAATGGATGGGAGAGCTGCTACCCTTGCAGAGTCCTGCTTTTGCTACTATTCACCTTCtttctcccttttctctttttaatttcttgtatccTAGACCAAAATCCTTCTTTTCCCCTTTGTTGGTGTTCTTTCTTGCTAGAAAAACTCCAGAAATCCATCCATCTTTCCTCCCTCTTCCATTCTCTTCTTCTccctctttctttcttta
The sequence above is a segment of the Hevea brasiliensis isolate MT/VB/25A 57/8 chromosome 11, ASM3005281v1, whole genome shotgun sequence genome. Coding sequences within it:
- the LOC110650357 gene encoding cryptochrome DASH, chloroplastic/mitochondrial; this encodes MEPRHKQQEKATWQPDDCPHPCVSLFSFLSKIQTICVHMTILFPSLSSLPLKKLIQPSKSLSVFIHPISTAHAKLSIGSQIMNPTSSSSSTLTYQVPALDSDQMCRVADQTFDRYSSNTVNRKGKGTAIVWFRNDLRILDNEALFKAWASSETVLPVYCVDPRLFGNTYYFGFPKTGALRAQFIIECLADLKKNLMKRGLNLLIRHGKPEEIIPSLVQAFAAHTVYAQKETCSEEVNVERLVNKALLQVKLAPFPEKSTGQCSTNNPKLQLVWGGTMYHMDDLPFSTNTIPDVYTQFRKSVEAKCTIRCCFKIPTSLAPPPSVEDWGCVPSIDQLGLQSQKVNKGMNFLGGESAALCRVFEYFWKKDLLKIYKETRNGMLGPDYSTKFSPWLASGSLSPRFICEEVIRYEKERQANDSTYWVLFELIWRDYFRFLSTKYGNSIFHLGGPRKVERRWSQDQRLFESWRDGCTGYPLIDANMKELFTTGFMSNRGRQIVCSFLVRDMGIDWRMGAEWFETCLLDYDPCSNYGNWTYGAGIGNDPREDRYFSIPKQAQTYDHEGEYVAYWLPQLQKLQKDKRHFPEKSYIEQIVPLKYGNPKKHQSQERAFATRQTKGFDR